The proteins below come from a single Corylus avellana chromosome ca3, CavTom2PMs-1.0 genomic window:
- the LOC132175295 gene encoding heat shock 70 kDa protein 16-like encodes MSVVGFDIGNENCVIAVVKQRGVDVLLNDESERETPAVVCFGEKQRFLGSAGAATAMMNLKSTISQVKRLIGRKFAEADVQNELKMFPVETSEGPDGGILIHLKYLGESHTFTPVQIMAMLFAHLKEIAEKSLEMPVSDCVIGVPSYFTDLQRRAYLNAATIAGLKPLRLMHDCTATALSYGIYKTDFPSSGPTYVTFVDIGHCDTQVSIASFEGGHMRILSHTFDSSLGGRDFDEVLFSHFAAQFKEQYNIDVYSNVKASIRLRAACEKLKKVLSANPVAPLNIECLMEEKDVKGFMKREEFEKLASGLLDRISIPCKKALADAGLAAVKIHSVELVGSGSRIPAITRLLASLFRREPSRKLNASECVARGCALQCAMLSPVFRVKEYEVQDVIPFSIGFSSEEGPICTGSNGILFPRGQPIPSVKVLSLQRSSSFHLEAFYANLDELPAGVSPKISCFTIGPFQSSHGEKARVKVKVQLNLHGIVSVKSATLIEDHVDGSVTRGNTHSNVDKMDAECSSAGPDMFANGVEDSTCTQSKSSHASADGVRKDRVTRRLEIPVTENIYGGMTMVELSEAQEKEIQLAQQDRTMEQTKDKKNALESYVYEMRNKLFNTYRSFANDQERDGISRSLQQTEEWLYEDGDDETEHAYTSKLEDLKKLVDPIENRYKDEEERAQATRDLLNSIVDYRMSVGSIPPKEQETIINECNKAEQWLREKSQQQEAMPKNTDPVLWSSDIKSRKEDLDMTCKHILRSKASPYSEDSGPDQHSSSSHT; translated from the exons ATGAGTGTGGTGGGGTTTGATATTGGAAATGAGAACTGTGTTATAGCCGTGGTTAAGCAACGGGGTGTTGATGTTTTATTGAATGATGAATCAGAACGTGAAACCCCAGCAGTGGTATGTTTTGGGGAGAAGCAACGGTTTCTGGGGTCTGCTGGTGCTGCTACTGCAATGATGAACCTGAAATCCACGATATCTCAGGTGAAGAGACTGATTGGCAGGAAATTTGCAGAAGCAGATGTGCAAAATGAGCTAAAAATGTTCCCTGTTGAGACTTCCGAGGGTCCAGATGGGGGCATTTTGATTCACTTGAAGTACCTGGGTGAGAGCCATACTTTTACCCCAGTTCAGATTATGGCAATGCTCTTTGCTCATTTGAAAGAGATAGCGGAGAAAAGTTTGGAAATGCCCGTTTCAGATTGTGTAATTGGGGTCCCATCATACTTTACAGACTTGCAGAGACGTGCATATTTGAATGCTGCGACGATTGCTGGGTTGAAGCCTTTGAGATTGATGCATGACTGTACTGCAACTGCACTCAGTTATGGGATTTACAAAACAGATTTCCCTAGTTCTGGTCCAACTTATGTCACATTTGTTGACATTGGTCATTGTGATACTCAGGTCTCTATTGCATCATTTGAGGGTGGACATATGAGGATATTATCACATACTTTTGACAGCAGCTTGGGGGGGAGAGACTTCGATGAGGTTTTGTTTAGTCATTTTGCTGCACAATTCAAGGAGCAGTACAATATTGATGTGTACTCTAATGTCAAGGCTAGTATCAGGCTGCGGGCAGCATGTGAGAAGCTTAAGAAAGTTTTGAGTGCAAATCCAGTGGCACCTCTGAATATTGAATGTTTGATGGAGGAGAAAGATGTTAAGGGCTTCATGAAGAGGGAAGAATTTGAGAAGCTGGCTTCGGGACTATTGGATAGGATTAGCATTCCTTGTAAGAAAGCCTTGGCTGATGCAGGTTTGGCTGCAGTGAAGATCCATTCTGTTGAGCTTGTTGGCTCAGGGTCTAGGATTCCAGCTATTACTAGATTGCTAGCTTCTCTATTCAGGAGAGAACCCAGCCGGAAACTGAATGCAAGTGAGTGTGTGGCACGCGGATGTGCTCTTCAGTGTGCAATGCTTAGTCCAGTTTTTCGGGTCAAAGAATATGAG GTTCAAGATGTAATTCCTTTCTCCATAGGATTCTCATCAGAAGAAGGCCCAATTTGCACAGGGTCAAATGGCATATTGTTTCCTAGAGGCCAACCCATTCCTAGTGTTAAAGTTCTGTCATTACAACGAAGCAGTTCATTCCATTTGGAAGCATTCTATGCTAATTTAGATGAGTTGCCCGCAGGCGTTTCACCTAAAATTAGTTGTTTCACG ATTGGCCCTTTCCAGAGCTCCCATGGTGAAAAGGCAAGGGTTAAAGTTAAAGTTCAATTAAACCTCCATGGCATTGTCAGTGTTAAATCAGCTACG TTGATAGAAGATCATGTAGATGGTTCAGTCACAAGGGGCAATACCCATTCGAATGTGGACAAAATGGATGCTGAATGTTCTTCTGCTGGTCCTGATATGTTTGCAAATGGTGTTGAAGATAGTACCTGTACACAGTCAAAATCTTCACATGCTTCT GCTGATGGAGTGAGAAAAGATAGAGTAACTAGGAGGCTTGAGATACCGGTTactgaaaatatatatggtgGAATGACCATGGTTGAGCTCTCTGAagcccaagaaaaagaaattcagcTGGCCCAGCAGGACAGAACTATGGAACAAACCAAAGACAAGAAGAATGCCTTGGAGTCTTATGTGTATGAGATGCGGAATAAG CTGTTCAACACATATCGGAGCTTTGCAAATGATCAGGAGAGGGACGGCATCTCTAGGAGCCTACAGCAGACAGAAGAGTGGCTCTATGAGGATGGGGATGACGAAACTGAACATGCTTACACTTCAAAATTGGAGGATCTTAAGAAG TTGGTGGATCCAATTGAGAATCGTTataaagatgaagaagaaagagcaCAAGCTACAAGAGATCTGCTAAACTCCATTGTGGATTATAGGATGTCTGTGGGTTCGATCCCACCTAAGGAGCAAGAAACG ATCATTAATGAGTGCAATAAAGCAGAGCAGTGGCTAAGGGAGAAATCCCAACAACAAGAAGCTATGCCTAAGAACACCGACCCAGTATTATGGTCAAGTGATATCAAGAGCAGGAAAGAGGATTTGGACAT gaCATGCAAGCACATACTGAGATCAAAGGCTTCTCCATATTCAGAGGACTCAGGGCCAGACCAGCACAGCAGTTCCAGTCACACATGA
- the LOC132175656 gene encoding uncharacterized protein LOC132175656 isoform X1 produces the protein MAGYEPPSFSLGFDLCLDLEPQVPPEDHPIQTPAPNSVTHGSAREDEAFGSEVLDSDPEAGPEPPRILKRLRRGPTTATKTPLLQTRLDLPQSRCAGDDDIEEFSSQDGDFIRDAHPPLQYQSMCSSSKIPLHGCGVLATQSTTQRKRKQFSDNPASVNLETSGNLSTLPKLTISPLRKFQLIDSDSDDSSSHDNVSREAHKAGPSSTERQSNPDHSATVSEQKRKASLDVNKNEDLWKDFCPMKNFRIQTPALDEVCEEYFLSLKKSVTLKSRSDVCVNANEVYQENTTSSRKDGQVWVTDDPVPPAHHYFFHDDPRVQKLVRDRLPNFSPLGVTKSRGNQQPNASVIDYMRQFNHEEASKQRTCKSNVEKSSTRGRNKSKISNAEEVLLPSGGWMDPKIVSSFSKGEPSRQKAARKINVANRSTKGRNRSKKSNAEEVLHAPESWVNPKSSASTPKDAGQRRVHANGESAGHWYTTPEGRKAYVTKDGKELTGRTAYRHYRKESGAGFKKSKKKTSAKGKKRKG, from the exons aTGGCGGGCTACGAACCCCCCTCGTTCTCTCTCGGATTCGATCTGTGTCTCGATTTGGAGCCCCAAGTACCGCCGGAGGATCACCCGATCCAAACGCCAGCTCCGAACTCCGTAACCCACGGAAGTGCACGCGAGGACGAAGCATTCGGATCCGAGGTCTTGGACTCGGATCCTGAAGCCGGGCCGGAACCGCCCCGGATTCTCAAGCGGCTCAGGCGAGGGCCCACAACCGCCACAAAAACGCCATTGCTTCAGACGCGCTTGGACTTGCCACAATCGCGCTGTGCCGGTGACGATGACATCGAAGAGTTTTCGTCACAAGACGGCGATTTTATCAGAg ATGCACATCCACCATTGCAGTACCAATCTATGTGTAGCAGTTCAAAGATCCCATTGCATGGATGTGGGGTTTTAGCCACTCAATCAACCACCCAGAGGAAAAGGAAACAGTTTTCTGATAACCCCGCTTCTGTAAATTTGGAGACAAGCGGCAATCTGTCAACATTACCAAAGTTAACTATCAGTCCTCTCCGAAAGTTCCAGTTAATTGATTCTGATTCTGATGATTCATCCAGTCATGACAATGTAAGCAGAGAAGCTCATAAAGCTGGTCCATCCTCAACGGAGCGACAATCTAACCCTGACCATTCTGCAACTGTGAGTGAACAAAAGAGAAAAGCGTCACTTGACGTGAACAAAAATGAGGATTTATGGAAAGATTTCTGTCCAATGAAGAATTTTCGCATTCAAACACCCGCTTTGGATGAGGTTTGTGAAGAATACTTCCTATCTTTGAAGAAGAGTGTAACCCTGAAATCGAGGAGCGATGTATGTGTTAATGCCAATGAGGTTTACCAAGAGAATACAACTAGCAGCAGAAAAGATGGACAAGTATGGGTCACAGATGATCCCGTTCCTCCTGCTCATCATTATTTTTTCCATGATGATCCAAGGGTTCAGAAATTAGTCCGTGATCGCTTACCCAACTTTTCTCCGCTGGGTGTTACTAAGAGCAGAGGAAATCAACAGCCTAATGCATCAGTTATTGATTACAT GAGACAATTTAACCATGAAGAAGCTTCTAAACAGCGAACTTGTAAAAGCAATGTTGAGAAGAGCTCCACAAGGGgaagaaataaatcaaaaatatcaaaTGCTGAAGAAGTCTTGCTTCCTTCTGGAGGCTGGATGGACCCCAAAATCGTTTCTTCATTTAGCAAGGGAGAACCTTCTAGACAGAAAGCAGCTCGGAAAATCAATGTTGCAAACAGGTCAACAAAGGGAAGAAATAGATCGAAAAAATCAAATGCTGAAGAAGTCTTGCATGCTCCTGAAAGTTGGGTGAACCCCAAAAGCTCTGCTAGCACTCCAAAGGATGCTGGCCAACGACGGGTTCATGCAAATGGCGAGTCTGCAGGTCATTGGTATACAACCCCAGAGGGAAGGAAG GCTTATGTCACTAAAGATGGGAAGGAGTTGACAGGTCGAACTGCTTATAGACACTACAGGAAG GAGAGTGGTGCAGGGTTTAAGAAGTCCAAAAAGAAAACTAGTGCCAAGGGCAAGAAGAGAAAAGGCTGA
- the LOC132175656 gene encoding uncharacterized protein LOC132175656 isoform X2 has translation MTSKSFRHKTAILSEYQSMCSSSKIPLHGCGVLATQSTTQRKRKQFSDNPASVNLETSGNLSTLPKLTISPLRKFQLIDSDSDDSSSHDNVSREAHKAGPSSTERQSNPDHSATVSEQKRKASLDVNKNEDLWKDFCPMKNFRIQTPALDEVCEEYFLSLKKSVTLKSRSDVCVNANEVYQENTTSSRKDGQVWVTDDPVPPAHHYFFHDDPRVQKLVRDRLPNFSPLGVTKSRGNQQPNASVIDYMRQFNHEEASKQRTCKSNVEKSSTRGRNKSKISNAEEVLLPSGGWMDPKIVSSFSKGEPSRQKAARKINVANRSTKGRNRSKKSNAEEVLHAPESWVNPKSSASTPKDAGQRRVHANGESAGHWYTTPEGRKAYVTKDGKELTGRTAYRHYRKESGAGFKKSKKKTSAKGKKRKG, from the exons ATGACATCGAAGAGTTTTCGTCACAAGACGGCGATTTTATCAGAg TACCAATCTATGTGTAGCAGTTCAAAGATCCCATTGCATGGATGTGGGGTTTTAGCCACTCAATCAACCACCCAGAGGAAAAGGAAACAGTTTTCTGATAACCCCGCTTCTGTAAATTTGGAGACAAGCGGCAATCTGTCAACATTACCAAAGTTAACTATCAGTCCTCTCCGAAAGTTCCAGTTAATTGATTCTGATTCTGATGATTCATCCAGTCATGACAATGTAAGCAGAGAAGCTCATAAAGCTGGTCCATCCTCAACGGAGCGACAATCTAACCCTGACCATTCTGCAACTGTGAGTGAACAAAAGAGAAAAGCGTCACTTGACGTGAACAAAAATGAGGATTTATGGAAAGATTTCTGTCCAATGAAGAATTTTCGCATTCAAACACCCGCTTTGGATGAGGTTTGTGAAGAATACTTCCTATCTTTGAAGAAGAGTGTAACCCTGAAATCGAGGAGCGATGTATGTGTTAATGCCAATGAGGTTTACCAAGAGAATACAACTAGCAGCAGAAAAGATGGACAAGTATGGGTCACAGATGATCCCGTTCCTCCTGCTCATCATTATTTTTTCCATGATGATCCAAGGGTTCAGAAATTAGTCCGTGATCGCTTACCCAACTTTTCTCCGCTGGGTGTTACTAAGAGCAGAGGAAATCAACAGCCTAATGCATCAGTTATTGATTACAT GAGACAATTTAACCATGAAGAAGCTTCTAAACAGCGAACTTGTAAAAGCAATGTTGAGAAGAGCTCCACAAGGGgaagaaataaatcaaaaatatcaaaTGCTGAAGAAGTCTTGCTTCCTTCTGGAGGCTGGATGGACCCCAAAATCGTTTCTTCATTTAGCAAGGGAGAACCTTCTAGACAGAAAGCAGCTCGGAAAATCAATGTTGCAAACAGGTCAACAAAGGGAAGAAATAGATCGAAAAAATCAAATGCTGAAGAAGTCTTGCATGCTCCTGAAAGTTGGGTGAACCCCAAAAGCTCTGCTAGCACTCCAAAGGATGCTGGCCAACGACGGGTTCATGCAAATGGCGAGTCTGCAGGTCATTGGTATACAACCCCAGAGGGAAGGAAG GCTTATGTCACTAAAGATGGGAAGGAGTTGACAGGTCGAACTGCTTATAGACACTACAGGAAG GAGAGTGGTGCAGGGTTTAAGAAGTCCAAAAAGAAAACTAGTGCCAAGGGCAAGAAGAGAAAAGGCTGA